A window of Mesomycoplasma lagogenitalium contains these coding sequences:
- a CDS encoding APC family permease: protein MSEKQGKKIGLVLALMMLIGSVVGIGIFFKNGTISRETGGNGISWLIAWIIGGIISIAAALNFAEIGTMKKSKLSGLSSWIYRTSGTKIGYGTSVAYAIFYWGLLLVIIPIFSAEMLFYFLGTINVIDFQKIKLWVICLTGIGIGILFYVLNWISLKISGYVQTVVTILKFIPLLLGALAGIIFPYVNNNGGTNAFVDFKNTFSAKGIVLALPAVLFSYDAFLVSGSIGNKIKNANRNLPLAILIGMITIVILYSLIAISSILHNSSVIWDLLKNTMPANISNYIVPMVVFFILVSSLGVTNGISAAFSAEIENLIDLNVLFGSKWLKDKIQDKAKIVYWLFILLIWNLMWILPSAIIDSDALIDGVSNYPTAFFMMVYAYLILTYTIKRNKINETQKINKYLYYIAAFISVVGIAVVKIAYLYAISENLVKWEIANWGLFKTDANAIKIPLEFILYIINLLIIIIIPFINFYLEKWIFKRNILNEFTSQLEEKEEKTNKFKNESFYI from the coding sequence ATGTCTGAAAAACAAGGTAAAAAAATTGGACTAGTACTTGCATTAATGATGCTTATTGGTTCCGTTGTAGGAATAGGAATTTTTTTTAAAAATGGAACTATTTCAAGAGAAACTGGCGGTAATGGAATTTCTTGACTTATCGCCTGAATTATTGGTGGAATTATTTCTATCGCTGCGGCACTAAATTTTGCCGAAATTGGAACGATGAAAAAAAGCAAATTAAGTGGCTTATCTAGTTGAATTTATCGCACATCAGGAACTAAAATTGGCTATGGAACTTCTGTAGCTTATGCAATATTTTATTGAGGTCTTTTGCTAGTTATTATCCCAATATTTTCTGCAGAAATGTTATTTTATTTTTTAGGTACTATTAATGTTATTGACTTTCAAAAAATAAAGTTATGAGTTATTTGTTTAACAGGAATAGGGATTGGAATTTTATTTTATGTATTAAACTGAATTTCACTAAAAATTAGTGGTTATGTACAAACGGTTGTTACTATTTTAAAATTTATTCCATTATTATTAGGAGCATTAGCTGGAATAATTTTTCCTTATGTTAATAATAATGGAGGAACAAATGCGTTTGTAGATTTTAAAAATACTTTTAGCGCTAAGGGAATCGTTCTAGCACTGCCTGCTGTACTGTTTTCTTATGATGCATTTTTAGTTTCAGGTTCAATTGGAAATAAAATTAAAAATGCTAATCGTAATTTACCGCTTGCTATTTTAATTGGGATGATAACAATAGTAATTCTTTATTCGCTGATAGCTATTTCCTCAATTTTACATAATTCTAGTGTGATTTGAGATTTACTTAAAAATACTATGCCTGCAAATATAAGTAATTATATTGTACCGATGGTTGTCTTTTTTATTTTAGTATCTTCCTTAGGTGTTACTAATGGTATAAGCGCTGCTTTTAGTGCGGAAATAGAAAATCTTATTGATTTAAATGTTCTTTTCGGATCAAAATGATTAAAAGACAAAATTCAAGATAAAGCTAAAATTGTTTATTGATTATTTATTTTATTAATTTGAAATTTAATGTGAATTTTACCAAGTGCAATAATCGATTCAGATGCATTAATAGATGGTGTGTCTAACTATCCAACAGCATTTTTTATGATGGTCTATGCTTATTTGATTTTAACTTATACAATTAAAAGAAATAAAATTAATGAAACTCAAAAAATTAATAAATATCTTTATTATATTGCTGCATTTATTTCAGTAGTTGGAATTGCTGTAGTAAAAATTGCTTATTTATATGCAATCAGTGAAAATTTAGTTAAATGGGAAATCGCTAATTGAGGGTTGTTTAAAACTGATGCAAATGCTATAAAAATTCCTTTAGAATTTATTTTATATATAATCAATCTTTTAATTATAATTATTATTCCATTTATTAATTTTTATTTAGAAAAATGAATATTTAAAAGAAATATATTAAATGAATTTACTAGTCAACTTGAAGAAAAAGAAGAAAAAACTAACAAATTTAAAAACGAATCATTTTATATTTAA
- the rpmB gene encoding 50S ribosomal protein L28 — translation MARRDDITGKGSMTGNRRSHALNATKRTFRLNLQKIKVMNDNGRVITIKVSAKTARTLRKQGISN, via the coding sequence ATGGCTAGAAGAGACGATATTACTGGAAAAGGGTCAATGACTGGAAACAGAAGATCTCACGCTTTAAATGCAACTAAAAGAACATTTAGATTGAATTTACAAAAAATTAAAGTAATGAATGACAATGGTAGAGTTATCACTATTAAAGTAAGTGCTAAAACTGCTAGAACATTACGTAAGCAAGGGATTTCTAACTAA
- the rplT gene encoding 50S ribosomal protein L20, with protein sequence MRVKGGTVTRQRRKKWLKLAKGYWGHKSVGFKVAKQAVVKSWTYAFRDRKQVKRDFRKLWIARINAAVRPLGLTYSQLINGLRKANIEVNRKMLSEIAIHHHDVFETIVKQAQAALK encoded by the coding sequence ATGAGAGTTAAAGGCGGAACAGTCACAAGACAAAGAAGAAAAAAATGATTAAAATTAGCAAAAGGATACTGAGGACATAAATCAGTTGGTTTCAAAGTTGCTAAACAAGCTGTTGTTAAATCATGAACTTATGCTTTTAGAGACAGAAAACAAGTTAAAAGAGATTTTAGAAAACTTTGAATCGCTAGAATTAATGCAGCAGTTAGACCTTTAGGATTAACCTATTCACAATTAATTAACGGATTAAGAAAAGCAAACATTGAAGTTAATAGAAAAATGCTTTCAGAAATCGCTATTCATCACCACGATGTTTTTGAAACTATTGTTAAACAAGCACAAGCAGCTTTAAAATAA
- the rpmI gene encoding 50S ribosomal protein L35 encodes MPKMKTKSSLKKRLKITGSGKVKRGQAYRSHLAQNKTTKQKRHARKATLVSASDLKRIKGLF; translated from the coding sequence ATGCCAAAAATGAAGACTAAATCATCTTTAAAAAAGAGATTAAAAATAACAGGTAGTGGAAAGGTTAAAAGAGGTCAAGCTTACAGATCTCACCTTGCTCAAAATAAAACAACAAAACAAAAAAGACATGCAAGAAAAGCTACATTAGTTTCTGCATCAGATTTAAAAAGAATTAAAGGTTTATTTTAA
- the infC gene encoding translation initiation factor IF-3 → MGNRRKPQQEHLVNENIPFSKIFVINSDNTQIGVLSKNDAIAKAKEQKMDLVIISIDNSSDKPKPIGRIMDYGKFKYERKKKQKEVKEKQTFVNNREIRLTLGINVKDIQTKAKKAREFLLDGDRVKVSLKFRGREASRPELGKEVLDKFFKYVEDIAKITKDAQQNERFLDMYLERDKKKSPHLTSSKKEKELQKEEKGRLENAKNED, encoded by the coding sequence ATGGGGAATAGAAGAAAACCACAACAAGAACATTTGGTTAATGAAAATATTCCTTTTTCCAAAATTTTCGTTATAAATTCAGATAATACCCAAATTGGTGTTTTATCAAAAAATGATGCTATTGCTAAAGCTAAAGAGCAAAAAATGGATTTAGTAATCATTTCAATTGATAATTCAAGTGATAAACCAAAACCAATTGGAAGAATTATGGATTATGGAAAATTTAAATACGAAAGAAAGAAAAAACAAAAAGAAGTTAAGGAAAAACAGACTTTTGTTAATAACAGAGAAATAAGATTAACATTAGGAATTAATGTTAAAGATATTCAAACTAAAGCGAAAAAAGCTAGAGAATTTTTATTAGATGGCGATCGTGTTAAAGTTTCTTTAAAATTCAGAGGTCGTGAAGCTTCAAGACCTGAATTAGGGAAAGAAGTATTAGATAAATTTTTTAAATATGTTGAAGATATTGCTAAAATAACTAAAGACGCACAGCAAAATGAAAGATTTTTAGATATGTATTTAGAAAGAGACAAGAAAAAATCTCCCCATTTAACAAGTTCTAAAAAAGAAAAAGAATTACAAAAAGAAGAGAAAGGTAGATTAGAAAATGCCAAAAATGAAGACTAA
- the rpsI gene encoding 30S ribosomal protein S9 — MAKKEVVFYRGLGRRKSSTARVILKPGKGSFIINKREAKDYLMSDLLIKDALQPLEITETQNSWDITVNASGGGLSGQAGAIRLGIARALLQASKDYRPNLKKTGMLTRDARAKERKKYGLRKARRARQFSKR, encoded by the coding sequence ATGGCGAAAAAAGAAGTTGTTTTTTACAGAGGATTAGGAAGAAGAAAATCTTCAACTGCAAGAGTTATTTTAAAACCTGGAAAAGGTAGTTTTATAATCAACAAAAGAGAAGCAAAAGATTATTTAATGTCAGATTTATTAATTAAAGATGCTTTACAACCGCTTGAAATTACGGAAACTCAAAATTCTTGAGATATTACTGTTAATGCATCCGGTGGTGGATTATCAGGTCAAGCAGGAGCAATTAGATTAGGTATTGCAAGAGCTTTATTACAAGCTTCAAAAGATTATAGACCTAATTTAAAAAAAACAGGTATGTTAACTAGAGATGCTAGAGCTAAAGAACGTAAAAAATACGGACTTAGAAAAGCACGTAGAGCAAGACAATTCTCAAAACGTTAA
- the rplM gene encoding 50S ribosomal protein L13, translated as MRQTTIVKHLEVEKKWYVIDAENQVLGRLATLAATYLRGKNKPSFTPNVDMGDNIIIINAEKVLLTANKEENKIYYSHSGYPGGLKSINAKNLREKKPTAIVEKAIRGMLPHTKLGNRQRVNLFVYAGPEHKHNAQKPEKLEVK; from the coding sequence ATGAGACAAACTACTATAGTTAAGCATTTAGAAGTAGAAAAAAAATGATATGTAATTGATGCTGAAAATCAAGTGCTTGGTCGTTTAGCTACTTTAGCTGCTACATATTTAAGAGGAAAAAATAAACCATCATTTACACCTAATGTTGATATGGGAGATAATATCATTATTATCAATGCTGAAAAAGTTTTATTGACAGCAAATAAAGAAGAAAATAAAATTTACTATTCACACTCAGGATATCCAGGTGGATTAAAATCAATTAATGCTAAAAATTTAAGAGAAAAAAAACCAACAGCAATTGTTGAAAAAGCAATTAGAGGTATGTTGCCACATACTAAATTAGGAAATAGACAAAGAGTTAATCTTTTTGTTTATGCTGGACCAGAACATAAACACAATGCTCAAAAACCAGAGAAATTAGAGGTTAAATAA
- the rplQ gene encoding 50S ribosomal protein L17, with amino-acid sequence MANPTQLFKRNSTWKKHVLRSLSTDVIVYGRITTTETRAKELRKHVERLITKAKTNTLASRRLAAAFLRDVKTKDGKSALSHLFENVGPKYKDRNGGYTRIIKLPARLGDNSKMAILELV; translated from the coding sequence ATGGCTAATCCAACACAATTATTTAAACGTAATTCAACATGAAAAAAACACGTTTTACGTTCTTTATCTACAGATGTAATCGTTTATGGAAGAATCACAACAACTGAAACAAGAGCTAAAGAACTTAGAAAACATGTAGAAAGATTAATTACAAAAGCTAAAACAAATACTCTTGCTTCTCGTCGTTTAGCTGCCGCATTTTTAAGAGATGTAAAAACTAAAGATGGCAAAAGTGCTTTATCACATTTATTTGAAAATGTCGGTCCTAAATATAAAGATCGTAATGGTGGATATACAAGAATTATCAAATTACCTGCTAGATTAGGTGATAATTCCAAAATGGCAATTTTAGAATTAGTTTAA
- a CDS encoding DNA-directed RNA polymerase subunit alpha: MQKFAKIHYKEEKENKQSDYKTSFVLEPLERGFARTLGNALRRTILSSVSSVAPFAVKIEGVEHEFGAIENVTEDVVTILNNLKKIKFVYNKDVFKDNVPVKVSFNSENFEGDQVCAKDILVSPEIKIVNLDQPITKISKKGAFNFEMYLLSGRGFVSFEDNKKIVSEFGSSLESKLKSGKFLAVDSDFSPVLNVNYTVDELNSASTIVEEKLELTVETDGTIEAKEAISEAAKILMIHLGIVSNVDNLDLNEKDFFEEEKVKEEVPKDKSIDINELSLTVRSLNALRRAGFKTVSDLEKIDEEELQNVKNLGKKSVQEIIEKLKERGIVLKKEGE; this comes from the coding sequence GTGCAAAAATTCGCAAAAATTCATTATAAAGAAGAAAAAGAAAATAAACAATCAGATTATAAAACATCTTTTGTTTTAGAGCCTTTAGAAAGAGGTTTTGCTAGAACATTAGGAAATGCATTAAGAAGAACAATTCTTTCATCTGTTTCATCTGTTGCACCGTTTGCAGTTAAAATTGAAGGTGTTGAACATGAATTTGGAGCAATTGAAAATGTTACTGAAGATGTTGTTACTATCTTAAATAATTTAAAGAAAATTAAATTTGTTTATAATAAAGATGTTTTTAAAGATAATGTTCCTGTTAAAGTTAGTTTTAATAGTGAAAATTTTGAAGGTGATCAAGTATGTGCCAAAGATATTTTAGTTTCTCCTGAAATTAAAATTGTTAATTTAGATCAACCAATAACAAAAATTTCTAAAAAAGGAGCATTTAATTTTGAAATGTATTTATTATCAGGAAGAGGATTTGTTTCTTTTGAAGATAATAAAAAAATTGTTTCAGAATTTGGTTCATCATTAGAAAGTAAGTTAAAATCAGGAAAATTTTTAGCTGTTGATTCTGATTTTTCACCAGTTTTAAATGTAAATTATACTGTTGATGAATTAAATTCAGCATCAACTATCGTTGAAGAAAAATTAGAATTAACTGTAGAAACTGATGGAACAATCGAAGCTAAAGAAGCTATTTCAGAAGCTGCTAAAATTTTAATGATTCATTTAGGAATTGTTTCTAATGTTGATAATTTAGATTTAAATGAAAAAGACTTTTTTGAAGAAGAAAAAGTTAAAGAAGAAGTTCCAAAAGATAAATCAATCGATATTAATGAACTTAGTTTAACAGTAAGATCATTAAATGCTTTACGAAGAGCAGGATTTAAAACTGTTTCTGATTTAGAAAAAATTGATGAAGAAGAACTTCAAAATGTTAAAAATTTAGGAAAAAAATCTGTTCAAGAGATTATTGAAAAATTAAAAGAACGTGGAATTGTTCTTAAAAAAGAAGGAGAATAA
- the rpsK gene encoding 30S ribosomal protein S11: MARKIKRKNITSGIAHIHSTHQNTIVTFSDEQGNVIAWSSSGAIGYKGTKKKTPYAAGLAAAAASESAKEHGIKEVKVEIKGLGPGKDAARKQIEVSGITVTEVKDVTPIPHNGTRPPRKVIKRETKR, from the coding sequence TAAAAGAAAAAATATTACTAGCGGAATCGCTCACATTCATTCAACTCATCAAAATACAATTGTTACATTTTCAGATGAACAAGGGAATGTAATTGCTTGATCTTCGTCAGGTGCTATAGGATATAAAGGAACAAAGAAAAAAACTCCTTATGCTGCTGGTTTAGCAGCGGCTGCAGCATCAGAATCTGCAAAAGAACATGGTATTAAAGAAGTTAAAGTTGAAATTAAAGGTTTAGGTCCAGGAAAAGATGCAGCTAGAAAACAAATCGAAGTTTCAGGAATAACAGTTACTGAAGTTAAAGACGTAACACCAATTCCTCACAACGGAACAAGACCTCCAAGAAAAGTTATCAAAAGAGAAACAAAAAGATAG